Proteins from one Cicer arietinum cultivar CDC Frontier isolate Library 1 chromosome 3, Cicar.CDCFrontier_v2.0, whole genome shotgun sequence genomic window:
- the LOC101504015 gene encoding gibberellin-regulated protein 4: MAMTKFFASLILALIAISMLQTLVMAGNDQGGHLYDNKRKYGPGSLNINECPSQCSRRCGKTQYHKPCMFFCQKCCRKCLCVPPGYYGNKAVCPCYNNWKTQQGGPKCP, encoded by the exons ATGGCCATGACTAAGTTCTTTGCTTCTTTGATCTTGGCACTCATTGCCATTTCCATGCTTCAAACATtg GTCATGGCTGGTAATGATCAAGGAGGCCACCTCTATGATAACAAG CGCAAATATGGACCAGGCAGCCTCAATATCAACG AATGCCCATCACAGTGCTCGAGGAGATGTGGGAAAACCCAATACCACAAGCCTTGCATGTTTTTCTGTCAGAAGTGTTGCAGGAAATGCTTGTGTGTACCACCAGGCTATTATGGTAACAAAGCTGTGTGCCCTTGCTACAACAATTGGAAGACCCAACAAGGAGGACCCAAGTGCCCTTAA
- the LOC101504331 gene encoding uncharacterized protein isoform X1, translated as MNMEDHINKSQHQVEIPIEKLSASLKGAKFKKAMIDDNEKVCEEQVEKNEEKGECRYCHEEEFVSKLEAPCNCDGSLKYAHRKCVAHWCNIKRNTICEICKQNFTFFMIGIIQAYFPNYSVKGPPPYDDEILMSERWAIPGTNIRMVSPLQQTERSMNRLIRSMNSDFTLRNPTGGVIFGTLLFVFVVLLVIRDAYYYTPPKEDKISHIMYIAVVILIVPAYILSWILECRDSVGRDESQRNMERSLTASSNVNILEMLRH; from the exons ATGAACATGGAAGATCACATCAATAAATCACAACACCAAGTTGAAATCCCTATAGAAAAATTGAGTGCATCTCTTAAAGGTGCAAAGTTTAAGAAGGCtatgattgatgataatgaGAAAGTATGTGAAGAAcaagttgaaaaaaatgaagagaaaggAGAATGTCGATATTGTCATGAGGAGGAATTTGTTTCTAAACTTGAAGCACCATGTAATTGTGATGGAAGCTTAAag TATGCTCACAGAAAATGCGTGGCCCATTGGTGCAACATCAAACGCAACACAATATGTGAGATATGCAAGCAG AACTTTACCTTCTTCATGATTGGGATCATTCAGGCTTACTTTCCAAATTATTCAGTGAAGGGGCCTCCTCCTTATGATGACGAAATACTCATGAG TGAAAGATGGGCAATTCCGGGGACAAACATTAGAATGGTGTCACCACTGCAGCAGACGGAGCGTAGCATGAATCGCCTTATTCGATCAATGAATTCCGACTTCACATTGAGAAATCCCACCGGAGGCGTCATTTTCGGAACATTACTCTTTGTG TTTGTTGTATTGTTGGTTATAAGGGATGCATACTACTATACACCACCCAAGGAGGACAAAATTTCTCACATTATGTACAtt GCTGTGGTGATTCTCATTGTGCCGGCCTATATTTTATCATGGATTTTGGAATGCAG AGATAGCGTCGGCCGCGACGAGAGCCAGAGGAATATGGAAAGGAGTCTAACTGCATCATCGAATGTAAATATTCTTGAAATGTTGAGACACTAA
- the LOC101504331 gene encoding uncharacterized protein isoform X2, whose amino-acid sequence MNMEDHINKSQHQVEIPIEKLSASLKGAKFKKAMIDDNEKVCEEQVEKNEEKGECRYCHEEEFVSKLEAPCNCDGSLKYAHRKCVAHWCNIKRNTICEICKQAYFPNYSVKGPPPYDDEILMSERWAIPGTNIRMVSPLQQTERSMNRLIRSMNSDFTLRNPTGGVIFGTLLFVFVVLLVIRDAYYYTPPKEDKISHIMYIAVVILIVPAYILSWILECRDSVGRDESQRNMERSLTASSNVNILEMLRH is encoded by the exons ATGAACATGGAAGATCACATCAATAAATCACAACACCAAGTTGAAATCCCTATAGAAAAATTGAGTGCATCTCTTAAAGGTGCAAAGTTTAAGAAGGCtatgattgatgataatgaGAAAGTATGTGAAGAAcaagttgaaaaaaatgaagagaaaggAGAATGTCGATATTGTCATGAGGAGGAATTTGTTTCTAAACTTGAAGCACCATGTAATTGTGATGGAAGCTTAAag TATGCTCACAGAAAATGCGTGGCCCATTGGTGCAACATCAAACGCAACACAATATGTGAGATATGCAAGCAG GCTTACTTTCCAAATTATTCAGTGAAGGGGCCTCCTCCTTATGATGACGAAATACTCATGAG TGAAAGATGGGCAATTCCGGGGACAAACATTAGAATGGTGTCACCACTGCAGCAGACGGAGCGTAGCATGAATCGCCTTATTCGATCAATGAATTCCGACTTCACATTGAGAAATCCCACCGGAGGCGTCATTTTCGGAACATTACTCTTTGTG TTTGTTGTATTGTTGGTTATAAGGGATGCATACTACTATACACCACCCAAGGAGGACAAAATTTCTCACATTATGTACAtt GCTGTGGTGATTCTCATTGTGCCGGCCTATATTTTATCATGGATTTTGGAATGCAG AGATAGCGTCGGCCGCGACGAGAGCCAGAGGAATATGGAAAGGAGTCTAACTGCATCATCGAATGTAAATATTCTTGAAATGTTGAGACACTAA
- the LOC101504331 gene encoding uncharacterized protein isoform X3, translating to MNMEDHINKSQHQVEIPIEKLSASLKGAKFKKAMIDDNEKVCEEQVEKNEEKGECRYCHEEEFVSKLEAPCNCDGSLKYAHRKCVAHWCNIKRNTICEICKQNFTFFMIGIIQAYFPNYSVKGPPPYDDEILMSERWAIPGTNIRMVSPLQQTERSMNRLIRSMNSDFTLRNPTGGVIFGTLLFVFVVLLVIRDAYYYTPPKEDKISHIMYIAVVILIVPAYILSWILECRTQR from the exons ATGAACATGGAAGATCACATCAATAAATCACAACACCAAGTTGAAATCCCTATAGAAAAATTGAGTGCATCTCTTAAAGGTGCAAAGTTTAAGAAGGCtatgattgatgataatgaGAAAGTATGTGAAGAAcaagttgaaaaaaatgaagagaaaggAGAATGTCGATATTGTCATGAGGAGGAATTTGTTTCTAAACTTGAAGCACCATGTAATTGTGATGGAAGCTTAAag TATGCTCACAGAAAATGCGTGGCCCATTGGTGCAACATCAAACGCAACACAATATGTGAGATATGCAAGCAG AACTTTACCTTCTTCATGATTGGGATCATTCAGGCTTACTTTCCAAATTATTCAGTGAAGGGGCCTCCTCCTTATGATGACGAAATACTCATGAG TGAAAGATGGGCAATTCCGGGGACAAACATTAGAATGGTGTCACCACTGCAGCAGACGGAGCGTAGCATGAATCGCCTTATTCGATCAATGAATTCCGACTTCACATTGAGAAATCCCACCGGAGGCGTCATTTTCGGAACATTACTCTTTGTG TTTGTTGTATTGTTGGTTATAAGGGATGCATACTACTATACACCACCCAAGGAGGACAAAATTTCTCACATTATGTACAtt GCTGTGGTGATTCTCATTGTGCCGGCCTATATTTTATCATGGATTTTGGAATGCAG AACTCAGAGATAG